One stretch of Ptiloglossa arizonensis isolate GNS036 chromosome 7, iyPtiAriz1_principal, whole genome shotgun sequence DNA includes these proteins:
- the LOC143149090 gene encoding uncharacterized protein LOC143149090 codes for MKYVKLRVKGLNDLVTWEQVVLALVCVGDYMEGHIKVEEIRMKKALSAVHRVVQARGHMVGWVVAKIEILVQRPLQCYRYLETGYFRQRILPRWTVAVFVIAALLRATAQASVQRVPSARYMRDLGRPAVHRIEGKNYAPPS; via the coding sequence ATGAAGTACGTGAAGCTTCGTGTGAAAGGACTGAATGATTTGGTCACCTGGGAGCAGGTAGTCCTGGCGTTAGTCTGCGTAGGGGACTACATGGAAGGACACATAAAGGTCGAAGAAATCCGAATGAAGAAGGCCCTCTCTGCCGTCCACAGGGTGGTACAGGCCAGGGGGCACATGGTGGGGTGGGTGGTGGCGAAGATAGAAATTCTCGTACAGCGCCCTCTCCAGTGCTACCGTTATCTGGAGACAGGATACTTCAGACAGCGTATACTTCCGCGGTGGACCGTAGCGGTGTTTGTTATCGCTGCGCTGCTGCGGGCTACCGCGCAAGCTAGTGTGCAGCGTGTCCCAAGTGCTCGCTATATGCGAGATCTGGGAAGACCCGCCGTGCACAGAATTGAGGGTAAAAATTATGCACCCCCCTCCTGA
- the Scaf gene encoding inactive serine protease scarface isoform X1, producing the protein MGIRGLTTYIENHSDYYLKYYELCDTYLVIDGCNIYRKIYDTSENMNCKFGGDYDKYAQCVSNFFDDLKKCNVTPLVLFDGGKEDKNLKQNLQRYTQRFVIARNFSPMSERKFYPLLIRQIFKDVINEKNIQFVQCLFEADNAIASVAKMLNCPVLSCDSDFYIYGTQYIPFNTLHNYIIKNPIGQSYAKPCKIYRVEYLLNSFKGLNQSILPLAAVFLGQNIVKCNALENILHHLQSVTVIGNARNYSEYCIKVVFNWLKRFTLEEAIFEILSRTPISMRQRILNIIEDTVNSCTNISAEMLILLGFPENYNTQMATDSAKKIFKFNKDINSFPYIKETYKEENFQEYKGKETHIDKIVDLLKPANIAIIDNLPAWFVNEFHTDQNNKLEYYPLEGIYPISQFNLRETPLIARRQILDDALGIIDTECIDELLPEWKLYIITIKYWMEEQKTNKSIKNILYSIFLCMLFNIIDLKIGKHRSLLTFQRIYGEVIEAIQKRRKTNNYKAHCSVNVTITEAYNEICLDDCLLAAPFFISHFQISSIEKYDRSIIHAFAQFQTCLNLAINLNALLDYPYLHVKVANLYNGTLLYTLNSNFQTRKNVLEYINTVLKNSQSLLRLFNTLLLKIEPLFTLELNNNNIDE; encoded by the exons atggGTATTCGTGGTTTAACAACATACATAGAGAACCATTCAGAttattacttaaaatattacGAACTATGTGATACATATTTGGTGATCGATGGTTGTAATATATATCGTAAAATATATGATACTTCTGAAAATATGAATTGTAAGTTTGGtggtgattatgataaatatgcTCAATGTGTATCCAATTTTTTTGATGATTTGAAAAAGTGTAATGTAACACCACTAGTACTATTTGACGGAGGTAAGGAAGATAAGAATCTAAAACAAAACTTACAAAGATACACACAAAGATTTGTAAtagcaagaaatttttctccaATGAGTGAAAGGAAATTTTATCCTCTACTAATAAGACAAATTTTTAAAGATGTTATAAACGAGAAGAATATTCAGTTTGTGCAATGTTTATTTGAAGCTGATAATGCTATTGCTTCAGTAGCAAAAATGTTGAATTGTCCTGTACTAAGTTGTGATtctgatttttatatttatggaACTCAGTATATACCATTTAATACATtgcataattatataattaagaATCCAATTGGACAAAGTTACGCAAAGCCTTGCAAAATTTATAgagttgaatatttattaaattcgttTAAAGGATTAAACCAATCTATATTACCATTGGCTGCAGTATTCTTAGGGCAAAATATTGTGAAATGTAATGCATTAGAGAACATTTTACATCACTTACAGTCAGTGACCGTAATAGGAAATGCACGTAATTACTCAGAATATTGTATAAAAGTTGTTTTTAATTGGTTGAAGAGATTTACATTAGAGGAAgctatttttgaaattctgagtAGGACACCTATATCAATGCGacaaagaatattaaatataatagaagACACTGTAAATAGTTGTACAAATATATCTGCAGAAATGCTTATTTTATTGGGTTTTCcagaaaattataatacacAAATGGCCACAGATTctgcaaagaaaatttttaaatttaataaggaCATTAATAGTTTTCCTTATATAAAAGAAACTTATAAAGAAGAGAACTTTCAAGAAtataaaggaaaagaaacacatatagATAAAATAGTGGATCTATTAAAACCAGCTAATATTGCCATTATTGATAATTTACCTGCTTGGTTTGTAAATGAGTTTCATACAG atCAAAATAACAAACTTGAATATTATCCATTAGAAGGTATTTATCCTATATCTCAGTTTAATTTAAGAGAAACTCCATTAATTGCTCGAAGGCAAATATTAGATGATGCCCTGGGGATTATAGATACAGAATGTATCGATGAACTTCTTCCAGAAtggaaattatatattattaccaTTAAATATTGGATGGAAGAACAAAAAACTAATaaatcaattaaaaatattctatattctatatttctttgcatgctttttaatataatagatttaaaaattggaaaacaCAGATCTTTGTTAACTTTTCAACGTATATATGGCGAAGTAATTGAGGCTAtacagaagagaagaaaaacaaataattataaGGCACATTGTTCAGTAAATGTTACTATAACTGAAGCCTATAATGAAATTTGTCTTGATGATTGTTTACTAGCTGcaccattttttatttctcattttcaaatatcaagtattgaaaaatatgaCAGATCTATTATTCATGCATTTGCACAGTTTCAAACTTGTTTGAATCTTGCCATAAATTTAAATGCTCTCCTAGATTACCCTTACTTACATGTTAAAGTTGCTAATTTGTATAATGGTACTCTATTATATACTTTAAATAGTAACTTTCAAACTCGCAAAAATGTTTTGGAATATATCAACACAGTTCTTAAAAATTCACAAAGTCTTTTAAGGTTATTTAATACACTTCTTTTAAAAATAGAACCATTGTTTACATTGGAATTAAATAACAATAACATAGATGAATAG
- the Scaf gene encoding inactive serine protease scarface isoform X4: MGIRGLTTYIENHSDYYLKYYELCDTYLVIDGCNIYRKIYDTSENMNCKFGGDYDKYAQCVSNFFDDLKKCNVTPLVLFDGENYNTQMATDSAKKIFKFNKDINSFPYIKETYKEENFQEYKGKETHIDKIVDLLKPANIAIIDNLPAWFVNEFHTGRYPGYFIDLLLRNLYICPIQLENFNNYSTNVISFKILGVIFGLLKMSIYDKPTNMKYIIIDQNNKLEYYPLEGIYPISQFNLRETPLIARRQILDDALGIIDTECIDELLPEWKLYIITIKYWMEEQKTNKSIKNILYSIFLCMLFNIIDLKIGKHRSLLTFQRIYGEVIEAIQKRRKTNNYKAHCSVNVTITEAYNEICLDDCLLAAPFFISHFQISSIEKYDRSIIHAFAQFQTCLNLAINLNALLDYPYLHVKVANLYNGTLLYTLNSNFQTRKNVLEYINTVLKNSQSLLRLFNTLLLKIEPLFTLELNNNNIDE, encoded by the exons atggGTATTCGTGGTTTAACAACATACATAGAGAACCATTCAGAttattacttaaaatattacGAACTATGTGATACATATTTGGTGATCGATGGTTGTAATATATATCGTAAAATATATGATACTTCTGAAAATATGAATTGTAAGTTTGGtggtgattatgataaatatgcTCAATGTGTATCCAATTTTTTTGATGATTTGAAAAAGTGTAATGTAACACCACTAGTACTATTTGACGGAG aaaattataatacacAAATGGCCACAGATTctgcaaagaaaatttttaaatttaataaggaCATTAATAGTTTTCCTTATATAAAAGAAACTTATAAAGAAGAGAACTTTCAAGAAtataaaggaaaagaaacacatatagATAAAATAGTGGATCTATTAAAACCAGCTAATATTGCCATTATTGATAATTTACCTGCTTGGTTTGTAAATGAGTTTCATACAGGTAGATATCCAGGATATTTTATAGATCTGCTACTTCGGAATTTATATATATGTCCAATACAACTagagaattttaataattattcaacTAATGTAATAAGTTTTAAAATTCTTGGGGTCATATTTGGTCTTTTAAAAATGAGTATATATGATAAACCAACtaatatgaaatatataattatagatCAAAATAACAAACTTGAATATTATCCATTAGAAGGTATTTATCCTATATCTCAGTTTAATTTAAGAGAAACTCCATTAATTGCTCGAAGGCAAATATTAGATGATGCCCTGGGGATTATAGATACAGAATGTATCGATGAACTTCTTCCAGAAtggaaattatatattattaccaTTAAATATTGGATGGAAGAACAAAAAACTAATaaatcaattaaaaatattctatattctatatttctttgcatgctttttaatataatagatttaaaaattggaaaacaCAGATCTTTGTTAACTTTTCAACGTATATATGGCGAAGTAATTGAGGCTAtacagaagagaagaaaaacaaataattataaGGCACATTGTTCAGTAAATGTTACTATAACTGAAGCCTATAATGAAATTTGTCTTGATGATTGTTTACTAGCTGcaccattttttatttctcattttcaaatatcaagtattgaaaaatatgaCAGATCTATTATTCATGCATTTGCACAGTTTCAAACTTGTTTGAATCTTGCCATAAATTTAAATGCTCTCCTAGATTACCCTTACTTACATGTTAAAGTTGCTAATTTGTATAATGGTACTCTATTATATACTTTAAATAGTAACTTTCAAACTCGCAAAAATGTTTTGGAATATATCAACACAGTTCTTAAAAATTCACAAAGTCTTTTAAGGTTATTTAATACACTTCTTTTAAAAATAGAACCATTGTTTACATTGGAATTAAATAACAATAACATAGATGAATAG